From the genome of Verrucomicrobiota bacterium:
TTGGCATCGGCTACTAAATCAGCAAAATCTGAACGCTCAACTCGGATATTCCTCTGGCCCAAATATCCACTCACCATGTTCAGCAATGGAGCATTCACAATTTTTGGATTCTTGTACCGACCAAACGGGGCGTTCTGCTGGTTCTTCCGATTGACCCGGTAGAGCCCGTTATAGCAGGTGCGATTAAGGTAAATAAGCCTCGCAGCACGTTCAACCGCTGAACGCTGGTAGTAATCCTCTGTCCTATCCCAGGCCCTAACCCGATAGAAATACTCTGACTCGTTTCGGTGGAGCTGTAGTGCCTGGATAAGCTCATCCACTGAATCCCGAACAGTCCTGTAGCAGTTAACTTGCTCAGCATTACTATCCCCTACTACGGCTCGACTGGGATCCAGGGCAAAGAGTAGGGCACCACCACCCAAAAACGGC
Proteins encoded in this window:
- a CDS encoding Dam family site-specific DNA-(adenine-N6)-methyltransferase, whose protein sequence is PFLGGGALLFALDPSRAVVGDSNAEQVNCYRTVRDSVDELIQALQLHRNESEYFYRVRAWDRTEDYYQRSAVERAARLIYLNRTCYNGLYRVNRKNQQNAPFGRYKNPKIVNAPLLNMVSGYLGQRNIRVERSDFADLVADAKRGDFIYFDPPYDPVSETASFTSYEGAGFDRAEQIRLKLTVDELARRGCKVLLSNSCTEFICSLYADYRCVQVQASRAINSKVSKRGKVAEVMVMNY